One region of Primulina tabacum isolate GXHZ01 chromosome 17, ASM2559414v2, whole genome shotgun sequence genomic DNA includes:
- the LOC142531771 gene encoding uncharacterized protein LOC142531771, translating to MRQHNLKLNPLKCAFDVQAGNFLGFLVHQRGVEVDKNKAKSIMVAMPPKNKNELQRFLGHTDLVKYMLHRPIFTGRIGKWSLALAEFTLIYCPQKSVKGQAVADFLVDHPMVDVVGSAPVDIPVFYVNQPWTLKFDGSSTERASGVGVVITSPAGVKTALSFNLDFPCTNNQAEYEALAIGLEILRDLGAKDVLIIGDSQLVLKQMLGEYKCSSLALAPYFTAVSQLLDDFEEVTFKHVPRQDNWEADELAQISSGLRILLELTHKLLLVQKKNHPSIYQRGIQVDTFDIDVELAGDWIDEIKDALRNPEQNLHYGLKMRILHYVLVEDEMYRKGDDDLLLRCLGFPEAMKVMQHVHEGIYGAHQSGIKMSWLIRRHGHY from the exons ATGAGGCAACACAACTTGAAGCTGAATCCTTTGAAATGTGCTTTCGATGTACAAGCTGGGAATTTCCTTGGGTTTTTGGTTCACCAGCGGGGAGTAGAGGTGGACAAAAATAAGGCTAAATCTATCATGGTAGCAATGCCACCGAAGAATAAGAATGAGCTGCAAAGATTCCTCGGTCAT ACAGATCTTGTAAAGTACATGCTTCACAGGCCTATCTTTACTGGAAGGATTGGCAAATGGTCGCTGGCATTGGCCGAATTCACCTTGATTTATTGCCCCCAAAAATCGGTGAAAGGCCAAGCCGTTGCTGATTTTCTGGTAGACCACCCTATGGTTGATGTGGTAGGGAGTGCACCAGTGGATATCCCAGTGTTCTATGTTAATCAGCCCTGGACTTTGAAGTTTGATGGTTCCAGTACAGAGAGGGCATCAGGGGTGGGAGTCGTGATAACATCCCCAGCGGGAGTTAAGACTGCTTTGTCATTCAATTTGGATTTTCCTTGCACCAATAATCAAGCTGAATATGAAGCACTAGCGATTGGTTTGGAAATTTTACGAGATTTGGGCGCTAAAGATGTGTTGATTATTGGAGATTCCCAGTTGGTTCTCAAGCAAATGTTAGGGGAATATAAATGTTCGAGTTTGGCGTTGGCCCCTTATTTTACGGCTGTTTCACAGCTCCTTGACGATTTTGAAGAGGTGACCTTCAAACACGTGCCAAGACAAGACAACTGGGAAGCTGATGAATTGGCTCAGATTTCTTCTGGTTTAAGGATATTGCTCGAGCTCACCCACAAACTTTTGCTGGTACAAAAGAAGAATCATCCTTCTATTTACCAACGAGGAATACAAGTGGATACCTTTGATATTGATGTGGAACTCGCCGGGGATTGGATAGATGAGATAAAGGATGCATTGAGGAATCCTGAACAGAATTTGCATTATGGTTTGAAGATGAGAATTCTACATTATGTCTTGGTGGAAGATGAAATGTACAGAAAAGGGGATGATGATTTATTGTTGCGGTGTTTGGGTTTCCCAGAGGCCATGAAAGTGATGCAGCATGTACATGAAGGAATATATGGGGCACATCAGTCAGGGATCAAAATGAGTTGGTTAATCCGCAGACATGGTCATTATTAG